The Mytilus galloprovincialis chromosome 7, xbMytGall1.hap1.1, whole genome shotgun sequence genome has a window encoding:
- the LOC143083217 gene encoding plastin-3-like — translation MSRTTVDLSHEQIDELVAAFQTMDNDHSGFIEASELQSALELVGMKLPGYEVRDLINQYDSKIKDGKLDIDEFQNLYAKLRREKDFGIKYKKQVVTRKDIETHGGTSHASVEGTTHTVKKAETTAFAEWINRNLKEDPDCKNLLPIDPETDDLYKCVRNGILICKLINCSVPDTIDERTINLDDKISVYKMHENHVLALNSASSIGCNIVNIGAQDLMDGKQHLVLGLLWQVIKIGLLSDINLMNHPGLVLLLEEGEEQADLLKLSPEQILIRWVNYHLRNAGINRQIANFGGDIKDSEAYSHLLNQISPKDSGVSLAPMSENDDTMRAEAMLCEADKIGCRSFVGPKDVVTGNVKLNLAFVANLFNTYPALVPPEDIEFVEIEETREEKTYRNWMNSMGVNPFVSYLYNDLKDGHVIFQLYDHIKPGCVDWNKVVKKFNKMRVNFEKLENCNYAVELGKQCKFSLVGIGGQDILEGNETLTLALVWQLMRGYTLSLLTKISGSDSPINDKAITEWANGKLKEGGKKTSLRSFQDTSLNDSRAILDLIDCIKRNMVNFDLVKDCSNEEDRLSNAKYAISMARKIGAKVYALPEDIVEVKPKMVMTIFACLMFKDLQVNKPQED, via the exons ATGGACAATGACCACAGTGGTTTCATTGAAGCATCAGAACTACAGTCTGCCTTAGAATTGGTTGGAATGAAGCTACCTGGGTATGAAGTAAGAGACCTGATCAATCAGTACGACTCAAAAATTAAGGATGGAAAACTGGACATTGATGAATTCCAGAAT tTATATGCCAAGTTACGAAGAGAAAAAGATTTTGGAATTAAATACAAGAAACAAGTGGTAACAAGAAAAGACATTGAAACACATGGTGGTACTTCTCATGCTTCTGTGGAAGGTACAACACATACTGTGAAGAAAGCAGAAACAACAGCCTTTGCAGAATGGATTAATAG AAATTTGAAGGAGGATCCTGACTGTAAAAATCTCCTACCAATAGACCCAGAGACAGACGATTTATATAAATGTGTCAGAAACGGTATTTTAATATG TAAATTGATCAATTGCTCAGTCCCAGACACCATTGATGAAAGAACAATCAACTTAGATGACAAAATAAGTGTGTACAAGATGCACGAGAACCATGTGTTAGCCTTAAACTCTGCTAGTTCTATAGGATGTAATATTGTCAATATTGGTGCCCAAGATTTAATGGACGGAAAACAACATTTGGTTCTTGGTCTCTTGTGGCAAGTCATCAAG ATTGGTTTGTTGAGTGATATCAACTTGATGAATCATCCAGGACTTGTGTTACTGTTGGAAGAAGGTGAAGAACAGGCTGATCTTCTGAAATTATCCCCAGAACAAATCCTAATCCGATGGGTTAATTATCATCTCAGAAATGCTGGCATTAACAGACAGATTGCAAACTTTGGGGGAGATATCAAG GATTCCGAGGCATACAGTCATTTGTTGAACCAGATTTCACCAAAAGACAGCGGAGTATCCTTAGCTCCAATGAGT GAGAATGATGATACCATGAGAGCTGAGGCTATGTTATGTGAGGCTGACAAGATTGGATGTCGTAGTTTTGTTGGACCTAAAGATGTTGTGACTGGCAATGTTAAATTGAATCTTGCTTTTGTTGCTAACTTGTTCAACACATATCCTGCTCTAGTGCCTCCAGAAGACATTGAATTTGTCGAAATTGAAGAAACAAGGGAAGAGAAAA CATACAGAAACTGGATGAACAGTATGGGTGTTAATCCCTTTGTATCATACCTATACAATGACCTTAAAGATGGACATGTCATTTTCCAACTGTATGACCATATCAAACCAGGCTGTGTTGACTGGAACAAAGTTGTCAAGAAATTCAATAAGATGAgagttaattttgaaaaattag agaATTGCAACTATGCAGTAGAATTAGGAAAACAATGCAAGTTTTCATTGGTTGGAATTGGTGGTCAGGATATTCTTGAGGGAAATGAAACACTTACATTAG CTTTGGTATGGCAGTTGATGAGAGGATACACATTATCACTGTTAACTAAGATATCTGGAAGTGATTCACCAATCAATGACAAGGCTATTACAGAATGGGCCAATGGAAAG TTGAAGGAAGGTGGAAAGAAAACATCATTACGCTCATTCCAAGATACATCTCTCAATGACAGCAGAGCCATATTAGATTTAATTGACTGCATTAAAAGAAATATGGTCAACTTTGATTTAGTCAAAGATTGTTCTAATGAAGAG GATCGATTGTCAAATGCTAAATATGCTATTTCTATGGCAAGGAAAATTGGAGCAAAAGTGTATGCTCTTCCTGAGGACATTGTTGAAGTTAAACCAAAAATGGTGATGACAATTTTTGCATGTCTGATGTTCAAAGACTTGCAGGTGAACAAGCCACAAGAAGATTGA